From the genome of Aspergillus fumigatus Af293 chromosome 1, whole genome shotgun sequence, one region includes:
- a CDS encoding putative translation initiation factor IF3 encodes MAESQGRKVQDGDKTLETMVLDPHAVAVVPHLLWLGFLHASSVWDRPVVGLTTSLWSKALLIYTNRFQLSPLNQKKSFILFIRFVHTNSGYLCYSFASCHRTRFARRPILDMKHIRGLISITQALRLTFLPPFQTTHVQFLRYNNALRGTQLRFLQSSRRLPSQQPRQTQIRDEDIRSEYIQIVNENGDLEPAMKLRDVLRSFDRSENFLVQVSPALPGRPPICKIMNKMAMREHERAKAKAAHATKTAVKQIELNWAIDSHDLAHRLKQLTNFLEKGRRVEIILTRKKGKRAPTVEEIKNVMDSVLQATKEANAMQIKPMEGEPGKHVTLYVKKKDA; translated from the coding sequence ATGGCGGAAAGTCAGGGGAGGAAAGTCCAAGACGGAGACAAGACCCTTGAAACGATGGTATTAGACCCACATGCTGTGGCGGTTGTTCCCCATCTGCTGTGGCTTGGCTTTCTGCATGCGTCCAGTGTGTGGGATAGACCAGTCGTAGGATTAACTACCTCTTTATGGAGTAAAGCACTCCTTATCTACACCAATCGCTTTCAGCTTTCACCTCTCAATCAAAAGAAGTCGTTTATATTGTTTATTCGCTTTGTTCATACGAATTCTGGGTATCTCTGTTATTCTTTCGCTTCCTGCCACCGAACTCGCTTTGCCAGACGACCAATACTCGACATGAAGCATATACGCGGCCTAATATCGATAACACAAGCACTTCGCCTTACCTTCCTGCCCCCTTTCCAGACCACCCATGTCCAGTTTCTACGCTACAATAATGCATTACGAGGAACACAATTGAGGTTCCTTCAGTCTTCTCGCCGTCTTCCCTCACAGCAACCAAGACAGACACAGATCAGAGATGAAGATATTCGATCCGAGTATATACAAATAGTCAACGAAAATGGCGACCTTGAGCCTGCAATGAAGCTAAGAGATGTGCTACGCTCTTTCGATCGATCTGAGAACTTTCTCGTACAAGTgtctcctgcccttcctggcCGCCCACCAATCTGCAAGATCATGAACAAAATGGCCATGCGTGAGCACGAGcgagccaaagccaaagctgCACATGCCACTAAAACAGCAGTAAAACAGATTGAGTTGAATTGGGCCATCGACAGTCATGATCTGGCTCACCGCTTGAAGCAATTGACGAACTTCCTAGAGAAAGGCCGTCGTGTGGAAATTATCCTGACACGGAAAAAGGGCAAACGAGCACCCACTGTGGAAGAGATTAAAAACGTCATGGACAGTGTCTTGCAAGCTACGAAGGAAGCCAATGCGATGCAGATCAAGCCCATGGAAGGGGAACCGGGCAAACATGTAACCCTATATGTGAAAAAGAAGGATGCTTAA
- a CDS encoding translation elongation factor Tu, translating into MSSISRTANLLLRSSKASLLRPRALNPVQHVFGNNKLAARGLATTFERTKPHVNIGTIGHVDHGKTTLTAAITKHQSEKGLANFLEYGAIDKAPEERKRGITISTAHIEFSTDSRHYAHVDCPGHADYIKNMITGAANMDGAIVVVAASDGQMPQTREHLLLARQVGVQKIVVFVNKIDAIDDPEMLELVELEMRELLNSYGFEGEETPIIFGSALCALEGRRDDIGKDRIEQLMNAVDTWIPTPQRDLDKPFLMSVEEVFSIAGRGTVASGRVERGILKKDSEVEIVGGSFEPKKTKVTDIETFKKSCDESRAGDNSGLLLRGIRREDVKRGMVIAVPGSTKAHDKFLVSMYVLTEAEGGRRTGFGANYRPQVFIRTADEAADLSFPDGDQSRRVMPGDNVEMILKTHHPVAAEAGQRFNIREGGRTVATGLITRVMTE; encoded by the exons ATGTCGAGCATCTCCAGAACCGCAAACCTTCTTCTGCGCTCCAGCAAGGCTTCTTTGCTGCGTCCTCGCGCCCTCAACCCTGTCCAACATGTGTTTGGCAACAACAAACTAGCTGCTCGTGGGCTGGCTACTACCTTCGAGCGTACTAAGCCTCATGTTAACATTG GTACCATTGGACACGTCGATCACGGCAAG ACCACCTTGACCGCCGCTATCACCAAACATCAGTCGGAGAAGGGCCTTGCCAACTTCCTTGAATACGGTGCCATTGACAAGGCTCCTGAGGAGCGCAAGCGAGGTATCACCATCTCCACTGCTCACATCGAGTTCTCGACGGACTCCCGACACTACGCCCACGTCGACTGCCCCGGTCACGCCGATTACATCAAGAACATGATTACTGGTGCTGCTAACATGGACGGCGCTATTGTCGTTGTTGCTGCCTCCGACGGTCAGAT GCCCCAGACTCGTGAGCATTTGCTGCTCGCCCGCCAGGTTGGTGTCCAGAAGATCGTTGTCTTCGTCAACAAAATCGATGCTATTGATGATccggagatgctggaacTGGTCGAACTCGAGATGCGTGAGCTGCTGAACAGCTACGGTTTCGAGGGTGAAGAGACTCCGATCATTTTCGGTTCCGCTCTCTGTGCTCTCGAAGGACGCCGTGACGACATCGGTAAAGACAGAATTGAGCAGCTTATGAACGCTGTCGACACCTGGATCCCCACTCCTCAGCGTGACCTCGACAAACCTTTCTTGATGTCTGTCGAGGAAGTGTTCTCTATCGCCGGCCGTGGTACCGTGGCTTCTGGTCGTGTCGAGCGTGgtatcttgaagaaggacTCTGAGGTTGAGATTGTTGGAGGCTCCTTCGAACCCAAGAAGACCAAAGTCACCGACATTGAAACCTTCAAGAAGAGCTGTGATGAATCGCGTGCTGGTGACAACTCTGGTCTCCTCCTGCGTGGTATCCGACGTGAAGACGTCAAGCGTGGTATGGTCATTGCTGTTCCCGGCAGCACCAAGGCTCACGACAAGTTCCTCGTCTCCATGTACGTCCTGACCGAGGCGGAGGGTGGTCGTCGTACTGGCTTCGGTGCCAACTACCGTCCCCAAGTCTTCATCCGTACTGCAG ACGAGGCTGCTGACCTCAGCTTCCCTGACGGCGACCAATCTCGCAGAGTTATGCCTGGTGACAACGTCGAGATGATCCTGAAGACCCACCaccctgttgctgctgaggctggtCAACGCTTCAACATTCGTGAGGGTGGCCGGACTGTCGCTACTGGTCTGATCACACGAGTCATGACCGAGTAA
- the sey1 gene encoding dynamin-like GTPase SEY1 — MATNGHFASIGVDNDKTAYEHGVQVIDENKEFNPNISKYLSLENVTHAGFNYHLISVFGSQSTGKSTLLNHLFGTHFSVMSDSERRQTTKGIWMSKNKREGEATVDPTLRMADNILVMDVEGTDGRERGEDQDFERKSALFALATSEVLIVNIWEHQVGLYQGANMGLLKTVFEVNLQLFLKDKNTTHRSLLFFVIRDFVGTTPLKNLQKTLMEDMARLWESISKPPGLESSSVHDYFDFQFYGLPHKSYQPEQFVAETKKLSLRFREGQRDPSMDARRGEFSEGGVFLPEYHRRIPADGFSRYAEGIWDQIVNNKDLDLPTQQELLAQFRCDEILREVMIAFDEAIVPFEEKQSQSARLGEPEVLGGLGAAMRSSRAKAVKNFETEASRYHKGVYQRKRAELESKVDTRLKALLQGQLNAAHKSGINEFSEAVSSSVKSGQKQGAGYDFAEIVNEEVKKAIAKFEDVARSTVVEGTTWSDYKQELALYEKELADVSGRLRREEMRRLANRVERWVQSRLGESVGLEFNALGSGRAGGGAPETGEKPLEKAFWDRVWNVFVETVLDAERRFTDRASSFDASLEEVDVGLWRLRRKSWGVLRAKIDEEMTEGNLLLKLRENFEDKFRYDDAGVPRIWRPTDDIEGIYTRARESTLTLIPLLSRFRLAETSAPPPLDRWIGHTPSSATPADEEDLPPIGGVDEEEGKSLDEEMMILSEAKRQELTVRFKKAADGVYVEAKRSAIGGMTQVPLYFYGLLLALGWNEIIAVLRNPAYFFLLFICAVGAYVTYQLNLWGPIIKMTEAASSQALVEGKKRLREFLESSDTGRQAIAMSAGSGRSGEQYELSDLSKKGKARTSADEDMDDL; from the exons ATGGCGACCAATGGTCATTTCGCGTCCATTGGCGTCGACAATGACAAGACAGCGTACGAACATGGTGTGCAAGTCATAGATGAGAATAAGGAGTTCAA CCCCAATATATCCAAGTATCTGAGCCTCGAAAATGTCACTCATGCTGGTTTCAACTATCATCTCATTTCCGTCTTTGGCTCGCAGTCAACTGGCAAGTCTACGTTGCTGAACCATCTCTTCGGCACGCACTTCTCGGTCATGTCCGATTCGGAGAGACGCCAGACAACCAAGGGTATATGGATgtcgaagaacaagagagaaggagaggcCACAGTGGACCCAACCCTGCGCATGGCGGATAACATCCTCGTCATGGATGTTGAAGGTACGGATGGTCgtgagagaggagaagaccaGGACTTTGAGCGCAAAAGTGCTCTGTTCGCCCTTGCTACGAGTGAGGTGCTTATTGTGAATATATGGGAACACCAGGTCGGTCTGTATCAGGGCGCAAATATGGGTCTGTTGAAGACAGTCTTTGAGGTCAATCTGCAACTGTTCctgaaggacaagaa CACCACACACCGAtcacttctcttctttgtgATCCGTGACTTTGTCGGTACAACACCCCTCAAAAATCTGCAGAAGACATTGATGGAGGACATGGCTCGTCTCTGGGAGTCTATTTCGAAGCCCCCTGGCCTTGAAAGCTCCAGTGTTCATGATTATTTCGATTTCCAATTCTATGGACTGCCTCACAAAAGCTACCAACCCGAACAATTTGTGGCTGAGACAAAGAAGCTTAGCTTGCGATTCCGCGAAGGCCAAAGAGACCCTAGTATGGATGCACGCAGAGGCGAGTTCTCTGAGGGAGGAGTCTTCCTCCCGGAATATCATCGGCGGATCCCCGCAGATGGGTTTTCGCGATATGCAGAGGGTATTTGGGACCAGATCGTGAATAACAAGGATCTCGACCTGCCTACGCAGCAGGAGCTACTTGCACAATTCCGCTGCGATGAGATCTTGAGAGAAGTGATGATAGCTTTTGATGAAGCTATTGTCCCATTTGAGGAGAAGCAGTCACAGTCTGCGCGTCTTGGTGAGCCGGAGGTACTTGGCGGTTTGGGTGCTGCGATGAGATCATCACGGGCCAAAGCTGTCAAGAACTTCGAGACAGAAGCCAGCAGGTATCATAAAGGTGTCTACCAGCGCAAGCGAGCAGAGCTTGAAAGCAAAGTCGATACCCGTCTGAAAGCTCTGCTACAAGGACAACTTAATGCCGCGCACAAGTCGGGCATTAACGAGTTCAGTGAGGCAGTTTCCTCCTCGGTGAAGTCAGGCCAGAAGCAGGGTGCAGGTTACGACTTTGCTGAAATTGTCAATGAAGAAGTGAAGAAAGCCATAGCCAAGTTTGAAGATGTGGCGCGCTCAACTGTGGTGGAAGGCACAACTTGGAGTGACTATAAGCAAGAATTGGCCTTGTATGAAAAGGAACTAGCGGACGTTAGCGGAAGATTACGCCGAGAAGAGATGCGCCGTTTGGCCAATCGCGTCGAAAGATGGGTTCAGTCCCGTCTGGGAGAGTCGGTCGGGCTTGAGTTCAACGCTTTGGGATCTGGACGCGCAGGAGGAGGTGCTCCGGAGACAGGGGAGAAGCCTCTGGAGAAGGCTTTCTGGGATCGTGTGTGGAACGTTTTCGTGGAGACGGTGCTCGATGCCGAGCGTAGGTTCACAGACCGCGCCAGCAGCTTCGATGCCAGTTTGGAGGAAGTGGATGTCGGTCTCTGGAGGCTCCGAAGGAAGTCTTGGGGTGTCTTGCGAGCCAAGATCGATGAAGAGATGACCGAGGGCAATCTTTTGCTGAAACTGCGTGAGAACTTTGAGGACAAATTCCGTTACGATGATGCTGGGGTACCCAGGATCTGGCGACCGACCGATGATATTGAAGGCATCTATACCCGCGCGCGCGAATCAACACTGACTTTGATCCCCCTCCTTTCGCGCTTCCGTCTGGCTGAGACGTCGGCCCCGCCCCCTCTTGATCGCTGGATAGGCCACACTCCAAGCTCTGCCACTCCagcagatgaggaagattTACCGCCCATCGGCGGtgttgatgaggaagagggcAAGAgtctggatgaagagatgatgattctCAGCGAGGCTAAGCGTCAAGAGCTCACTGTTAGATTCAAGAAAGCTGCGGATGGAGTTTATGTTGAAGCTAAGCGAAGTGCTATTGGCGGCATGACTCAGGTGCCTCTGTACTTCTACGGTCTTCTCCTTGCTCTGGGTTGGAACGAGATCATTGCAG TGCTTCGTAATCCTGCCtatttcttccttctgtttATCTGTGCCGTGGGGGCCTATGTCACTTATCAGCTAAACCTCTGGGGGCCGATAATCAAGATGACTGAAGCCGCTTCCAGCCAGGCGCTGGTGGAGGGCAAGAAGCGACTGCGCGAGTTTCTTGAGTCTTCGGATACCGGGCGGCAGGCCATTGCCATGTCGGCTGGGTCGGGACGCTCTGGCGAGCAATACGAGCTGTCCGATCTAAGTAAGAAGGGCAAGGCAAGAACGTCGGCCGATGAAGACATGGATGACCTTTGA
- a CDS encoding acyl-CoA thioesterase, with amino-acid sequence MANALSSLCPQRVRELLSAISPLISWKALALLLAIINLKNMPLVWHARILYHFWGNIRWRVQDPYFPKGTPLVTHSGKPTHPVFVSYGISSRAPILETDYNQHKSNSTYFSDLDVARTALVTRLYSPGASIVSKELDVELLEASQRDGTKPPKRKGIYVALGSVYCSFKREIKPFELYEMETKVIAWDQKWMYVMTFFFRPASRKGGEKTLFATALSKYVVKKGRLTVPPERVLRASGFLPPRPEGSVAPEVTTSAEASGMGTPVNGEGLTASASGVDGSLVREVLKLREEDMPEPKSLEAEKRSNSASWDSNEWTWERIEQERLRGLKVIEGYSTMDAKLYEEWQR; translated from the exons ATGGCGAACGCTCTTTCATCTCTGTGCCCCCAACGCGTGCGCGAGCTGCTCTCAGCCATCTCACCTCTAATCTCATGGAAGGCGCTAGCTCTGCTGCTAGCAATCATTAACTTGAAGAACATGCCGCTGGTTTGGCAC GCCCGTATTCTATATCACTTTTGGGGAAACATCCGATGGCGTGTCCAGGATCCCTATTTCCCCAAAGGGACACCGCTAGTCACTCACAGTGGGAAGCCGACGCATCCGGTATTCGTGTCGTACGGCATCTCATCCAGAGCTCCAATCCTGGAGACGGATTACAATCAGCACAAGTCCAACAGCACGTACTTTTCTGACCTTGACGTGGCCCGCACGGCCCTGGTGACCCGTCTATACAGCCCTGGAGCTTCGATTGTGAGCAAGGAGCTCGACGTGGAGCTTCTAGAAGCCAGTCAGCGGGACGGCACAAAGCCCCCCAAGCGCAAGGGTATTTATGTTGCCCTGGGCTCGGTCTACTGCAGCTTCAAGCGCGAGATCAAGCCCTTTGAGTTGTACGAGATGGAGACCAAGGTTATCGCCTGGGATCAGAAGTGGATGTACGTTATGACGTTCTTTTTCCGGCCTGCAAGCCGGAAAGGCGGCGAGAAGACGCTCTTCGCGACTGCTCTGAGCAAGTACGTCGTCAAGAAGGGACGGCTGACCGTGCCGCCGGAGAGAGTCCTGCGGGCCAGTGGCTTCCTGCCTCCGCGGCCGGAGGGTTCTGTCGCACCTGAGGTGACTACCTCGGCTGAGGCATCGGGCATGGGGACACCTGTCAACGGAGAGGGCCTCACGGCTAGTGCTTCGGGGGTAGACGGGTCTTTAGTGCGGGAAGTGCTGAAGTTGCGGGAGGAAGACATGCCGGAACCGAAATCGCTAGAGGCGGAAAAGAGGAGCAACTCTGCGTCGTGGGATTCGAATGAGTGGACATGGGAGCGGATCGAGCAGGAACGGCTACGTGGGTTGAAAGTCATAGAAGGATATTCAACGATGGATGCTAAGCTGTACGAAGAGTGGCAGCGTTAG